A genomic segment from Eremothecium gossypii ATCC 10895 chromosome III, complete sequence encodes:
- the MRP1 gene encoding mitochondrial 37S ribosomal protein mS43 (Syntenic homolog of Saccharomyces cerevisiae YDR347W (MRP1)), which translates to MKILTFGEALELQEEISRDAAGRLNMLGRQILSRGFARTYIAPSLDHLSRGKGVPGLFSSDGLQGAWFDRAEHYAQMLTAVARSGEQRPVATLVQELATQGGRRREHMYATLLHNLRFAFSTLQGCAQPAPTAAPAAALLQTPSLELQGPNEPLEAGCTRLHAALTQSFGSIAEFRTLLLNSSLAQSGDGFTWLVARCAGDTGDALAYDKLFVFNTYNAGSPHAVSRVEHFKRVVKTETEPKPMDGTKEAVQNLQYKATTRYYPLLAIDASPKSWLHDYGVFGKAAYLDRVWESTNWTAVESRLPQQRSETFI; encoded by the coding sequence ATGAAAATTTTGACCTTTGGTGAAGCTCTGGAGCTCCAAGAAGAGATCAGCAGAGACGCAGCAGGCCGTTTAAATATGCTTGGGCGCCAGATTCTGAGCCGTGGGTTTGCGCGGACATACATTGCACCCAGCCTGGACCATCTGTCGCGCGGAAAAGGCGTTCCAGGGCTGTTTTCGAGCGATGGGCTACAGGGCGCGTGGTTTGACCGCGCAGAGCACTACGCGCAGATGCTAACTGCAGTCGCTCGCAGCGGCGAACAGCGGCCTGTGGCCACGCTGGTGCAGGAACTCGCAACGCAgggcgggcggcgacgcgAGCACATGTATGCGACGCTGCTCCATAATCTGCGGTTTGCGTTCTCCACACTGCAGGGCTGCGCGCAGCCTGCGCCTACCGCCGCtccggcggccgcgctTCTGCAGACGCCGTCGCTGGAGCTGCAGGGCCCCAACGAGCCGCTCGAGGCGGGGTGCACGCGGCTGCATGCGGCGCTGACACAGTCGTTCGGATCGATCGCCGAGTTCCgcacgctgctgctgaactCGAGTCTTGCGCAGTCAGGCGACGGGTTCACATGGCTCGTTGCGCGGTGTGCTGGCGACACCGGCGACGCGCTGGCGTACGACAAGCTCTTTGTGTTTAACACGTACAACGCCGGTTCGCCGCACGCCGTGAGCCGCGTCGAGCACTTCAAACGAGTGGTGAAGACCGAGACGGAGCCAAAGCCGATGGATGGCACGAAGGAGGCCGTGCAGAACCTGCAGTACAAGGCCACCACGCGGTATTATCCGCTTCTAGCGATTGACGCCTCTCCGAAATCGTGGTTGCACGACTACGGGGTTTTCGGCAAAGCCGCATATCTCGATCGCGTATGGGAGTCGACCAACTGGACTGCTGTCGAATCGAGACTTCCACAGCAGCGCAGCGAGACTTTCATCTGA
- the VPS30 gene encoding beclin 1 (Syntenic homolog of Saccharomyces cerevisiae YPL120W (VPS30)) produces MSTPSFKCQNCQCPIDMDLSLMDLSIAQRDMIVNSGGEPTNPSTFKIPPERLSRLHQVRRPHELTVAAAPGAAESYVFLQVNEDGLNRSKHAIEEESGEEEEDDSSKTLSSNIQVLTNIFNILSSKGNIDYPVCHVCCELMMQRLKAEYADAIRKRDAYFEFMDRLQKQHEKESAQEPKPASAEADLLAQKDELVTKLVALEHENDKLDKEIESLEQQLREKEQQETRAVLKQNLKDLEHIAFMKDMQSLKNQYELTLNNLDKLRKTNIFNETFRISHSGPFGTINDLRLGGFSQVRVPWQEINAAMGQLILLLATIAAKIHYELDGYRLKPLGSYSKVERFDPHTQRWNVYNAYSNDDFKIGKLFHKETSLDKALEAIIAIVDQIAKRISTLSRDHNDGGMELPYSMQKDKINGIPIKLLGSDPTLEWTTSCKFLLTNAKWLLAFSSQVT; encoded by the coding sequence ATGAGCACGCCGTCGTTCAAATGCCAGAATTGCCAGTGTCCGATCGACATGGACCTGTCGCTGATGGACCTTTCCATAGCACAGCGCGACATGATTGTCAATTCGGGCGGGGAGCCTACGAACCCCAGCACGTTCAAGATCCCCCCGGAGCGGCTCTCGCGGCTGCACCAggtgcggcggccgcaCGAATTGAcggtggcggcggccccgggcgcggcggagtCGTACGTGTTCCTACAGGTCAACGAGGACGGGCTCAACCGGTCCAAACACGCGATAGAGGAGGAGAGCGgggaggaggaggaggacgacAGCTCCAAGACGCTGTCGTCGAACATCCAGGTGCTGACGAACATCTTCAACATCCTGTCGTCCAAGGGGAACATCGACTACCCGGTTTGCCATGTGTGCTGCGAGCTGATGATGCAGCGTCTGAAGGCCGAGTACGCGGACGCGATCCGCAAGCGGGACGCGTACTTCGAGTTCATGGACCGGTTGCAGAAGCAGCACGAGAAGGAGAGCGCGCAGGAGCCCAAACCCGCATCGGCGGAGGCGGACCTGCTGGCGCAGAAGGACGAGCTCGTCACGAAGCTGGTGGCCCTGGAGCACGAGAACGACAAGCTGGACAAGGAGATCGAGTcgctggagcagcagctgcgggagAAGGAACAGCAGGAGACGCGGGCCGTCCTCAAGCAGAACCTCAAAGACCTGGAGCACATTGCGTTCATGAAAGACATGCAGTCGCTCAAGAACCAGTACGAGCTGACCCTCAACAACCTGGACAAGCTGCGCAAGACCAACATTTTCAACGAGACGTTCCGCATCTCCCACAGCGGGCCGTTCGGGACCATCAACGACCTGCGGCTTGGTGGCTTCAGCCAGGTCCGCGTGCCCTGGCAGGAAATCAACGCGGCCATGGGCCAGCTCATTCTGCTGCTGGCCACCATTGCAGCCAAAATCCACTACGAGCTGGACGGCTACCGGCTCAAGCCGCTGGGCTCCTACTCGAAGGTCGAGCGCTTCGATCCCCACACACAGAGGTGGAATGTTTACAACGCTTACAGCAATGACGACTTCAAGATCGGGAAGCTGTTCCACAAGGAGACTTCGCTGGACAAGGCACTGGAGGCCATCATTGCGATTGTGGACCAGATTGCCAAGAGGATTTCGACCCTCTCGAGGGACCACAACGACGGCGGCATGGAGCTGCCGTACTCCATGCAAAAGGACAAGATAAACGGCATCCCCATAAAGCTACTTGGCAGTGACCCGACGTTGGAATGGACCACTTCGTGCAAGTTTCTGCTAACGAATGCGAAGTGGCTACTAGCTTTTTCGTCTCAGGTGACCTGA
- a CDS encoding ACR155Wp (Non-syntenic homolog of Saccharomyces cerevisiae YIL066C (RNR3)), with protein MAEPKKIFIISDDSGLTEAFDERKLLESLRKLQFGLKINDADIDKAVKRIAAGIGGDIRDSELVAYIGETLASMITRHPDFSLLAARVEIKVLHKRLLGLGFTGNLAVLCESGDSPEGHATKRKRAMSPCTRGPVRRELYDLAVQHRNIIDQAIDDTLDFTFTYFGWKTLCKSYLLKHQGRVHETPQYMFMRVALALHGPSGDIDRVLETYRLMANKYFIHASPTLFNAGTTSQFLSSCFLLGIHEDSIDGIYNALHKAALISKASGGIGIHVSDIRANGSYISGTNGTSNGLVPMLSVFNSTARYVDQGGNKRPGAFCIYLEPWHADVFDFLRLRRNHGKEEMRARDLFYGLWIPDLFMKRVENNGEWSLFSPNEAVGLSDCYGEAFEQLYVRYERELEPYRRVKAQELWREILLSQTETGGPFMLYKDACNSKSNQKNLGTIKSSNLCCEIVEYSSRDEVAVCNLASVALPTFVSVTSDAITFDYARLHSVVKVMTRNLDKAIDIGDYPVPEAERSNKKHRPLALGVQGLADVFMLMRFPFNGEEAAQMNREIFETIYHAAVETSIELAAEYGVYASFVGSPASKGELQFDLWGRNKDNYQFLYDDWDELKEKIKSGPGLRNSLLVGPMPTASTSQILGFTESFEPMTSMIYTRRVLSGEYTLVNKYMVQDFCDLGIWSEELKNRIIKDGGSIQGIDGIPPDLKDLYKTVWELPQRKLIDLSADRAPFVDQSQSLNLFLKEPTMGKLTSMHFYAWKKGLKTGMYYLRTQAAANAIQFTLTDENTLSGPVKLREGAAVAQSPRHARYPSEEAGSRVSPARIETAVSSMDPSDDSDANNAFGIYDSTPIACSTENRESCDSCSG; from the coding sequence ATGGCGGAACCAAAGAAAATATTTATAATATCGGATGATTCAGGTTTGACGGAAGCCTTCGACGAGCGTAAGCTCCTGGAGTCGTTAAGAAAGCTGCAGTTCGGTCTAAAGATAAACGATGCAGACATAGATAAAGCGGTTAAGAGGATTGCTGCGGGAATAGGGGGCGATATAAGAGATAGCGAGCTGGTGGCATACATTGGAGAAACCCTTGCATCCATGATCACCAGACACCCTGATTTCTCGCTGCTTGCTGCCAGAGTGGAGATCAAGGTTCTACACAAACGCTTGTTGGGATTGGGCTTTACTGGGAATCTGGCAGTGCTGTGTGAGTCTGGAGATAGCCCCGAGGGCCATGCCACGAAGCGTAAGAGGGCGATGAGTCCATGCACACGGGGTCCGGTCCGGAGAGAGCTCTATGACCTTGCTGTCCAGCATAGAAACATCATAGATCAAGCTATTGATGATACGCTAGACTTCACGTTTACCTATTTTGGATGGAAGACTCTGTGCAAGTCTTATCTGCTGAAACACCAGGGCAGAGTACACGAAACGCCGCAGTACATGTTCATGCGGGTGGCGTTGGCGCTACATGGGCCCTCGGGCGATATTGACCGTGTGCTGGAGACATATCGTTTGATGGCTAACAAGTACTTCATCCATGCGTCGCCCACGTTATTTAACGCAGGAACGACGAGTCAGTTCTTGTCATCCTGCTTCCTTCTCGGGATCCATGAAGATTCAATTGATGGCATTTACAACGCTCTGCATAAGGCAGCACTGATATCTAAGGCCTCAGGTGGTATCGGAATTCACGTGTCCGATATTAGAGCCAATGGTTCATATATTTCCGGGACTAATGGGACTTCCAATGGTCTTGTGCCGATGTTAAGCGTCTTCAACAGCACAGCACGGTACGTAGACCAGGGCGGAAATAAGCGCCCTGGAGCATTCTGCATATATCTGGAACCGTGGCACGCCGACGTCTTTGATTTTTTGAGGCTACGACGCAATCATGGTAAGGAGGAGATGCGTGCTCGCGATCTCTTCTATGGCTTGTGGATTCCAGATCTTTTTATGAAAAGAGTCGAAAACAATGGTGAGTGGTCTTTGTTTTCGCCAAATGAAGCAGTAGGCCTTTCGGACTGCTATGGTGAGGCGTTTGAGCAGCTCTACGTACGTTACGAGAGGGAACTTGAGCCTTACAGACGTGTAAAAGCTCAGGAGCTCTGGCGCGAAATACTACTCTCGCAAACGGAAACAGGTGGGCCTTTCATGCTCTACAAGGATGCTTGTAATAGCAAGTCAAACCAGAAGAACCTTGGTACCATTAAGTCGTCTAACCTATGCtgtgaaattgttgaatACAGCTCCCGTGACGAGGTTGCTGTGTGCAATCTTGCTTCAGTTGCCCTGCCAACATTTGTGTCTGTTACGTCAGATGCAATTACTTTTGATTATGCGCGGCTGCATTCTGTTGTTAAGGTAATGACAAGAAATCTAGATAAGGCAATCGACATCGGTGACTACCCTGTTCCTGAAGCCGAGCGTAGCAATAAAAAACACAGACCATTGGCGTTAGGTGTCCAGGGGCTTGCAGATGTGTTCATGTTGATGCGGTTTCCATTCAATGGCGAGGAAGCCGCACAGATGAACCGTGAGATATTCGAAACTATCTACCATGCAGCTGTAGAAACATCGATTGAGCTTGCTGCCGAGTACGGAGTATATGCTAGCTTTGTTGGTTCTCCCGCAAGTAAGGGGGAGCTGCAATTTGACCTTTGGGGTCGCAATAAGGACAATTATCAGTTTCTGTATGACGACTGGGATGAGCTCAAGGAAAAGATCAAGTCTGGTCCCGGTCTCAGAAACTCCCTTTTGGTCGGGCCCATGCCCACTGCTTCCACCTCACAGATCCTGGGCTTCACGGAGTCCTTCGAGCCAATGACTTCGATGATATATACCAGAAGGGTACTAAGTGGCGAATACACGCTGGTCAACAAGTACATGGTGCAAGACTTTTGTGACCTAGGGATTTGGTCTGAAGAGCTGAAGAACCGGATAATCAAAGACGGAGGCTCCATTCAAGGGATTGATGGTATACCTCCGGATCTGAAGGATCTTTACAAGACCGTGTGGGAGCTGCCCCAACGGAAGCTTATCGATCTGTCGGCAGACAGAGCCCCCTTTGTGGACCAATCGCAGTCGCTGAATTTGTTTCTGAAAGAGCCCACGATGGGCAAGTTGACTAGCATGCACTTCTACGCGTGGAAGAAGGGCCTCAAGACAGGCATGTACTACCTGCGTACCCAGGCGGCCGCCAATGCCATCCAATTCACCCTTACAGACGAGAATACTCTATCAGGCCCCGTGAAGCTCCGCGAAGGTGCTGCTGTGGCCCAATCCCCAAGACATGCTCGCTATCCATCGGAAGAAGCTGGTTCCCGCGTAAGTCCGGCCCGCATCGAGACCGCAGTAAGCAGCATGGATCCCTCCGACGACAGCGATGCGAACAATGCCTTTGGTATATACGACTCTACGCCTATCGCGTGTTCAACGGAGAATCGTGAATCCTGCGATAGCTGCTCTGGTTGA
- the RNY1 gene encoding ribonuclease T2 (Syntenic homolog of Saccharomyces cerevisiae YPL123C (RNY1)): MAKTASAMLFLYLLLSRCLLSHAFQEFITKFPMPMMYNFPSCSSTIPSTCRNETAIADTCCFEYPGGLILHSQFWNAPYRKRSYRDFGPDDSFTIHGLWNDRCDGSWDQFCRRGSSIRSVVDILSKDSLNRGGLPITGKALLRQMSMYWKGDRGDENLWVHEYNKHGLCLNTLRPECYQRWGSVASAEDQAIYDYFRIAMNLHLKIDAYHALSRQGIKPRCDAPYDAVRMQNALADDFGREVQMQCTGNRLTGVTYYYLLRGGILSENFQPVDPTQSSSCRGKIYWIPKSGC; this comes from the coding sequence ATGGCTAAGACAGCTAGCGCGATGTTGTTCCTATACTTGCTCCTATCGCGGTGCCTTCTCTCACATGCGTTTCAAGAATTTATCACCAAGTTCCCCATGCCGATGATGTACAACTTCCCATCCTGCTCGTCAACGATTCCTTCGACATGTCGGAATGAGACCGCTATCGCTGACACATGTTGCTTCGAGTATCCCGGAGGTCTTATCCTTCATTCGCAATTCTGGAATGCACCTTATAGGAAGCGCTCGTATCGCGACTTTGGCCCTGATGATTCTTTTACCATCCATGGCCTGTGGAACGACAGATGTGACGGGAGCTGGGACCAGTTCTGTCGGAGAGGCTCTTCAATACGGTCTGTCGTCGACATATTAAGCAAGGACTCATTAAACCGCGGGGGCCTGCCCATTACGGGAAAGGCTCTGCTGAGGCAGATGAGTATGTACTGGAAGGGAGACCGCGGCGACGAAAACCTTTGGGTGCACGAGTACAACAAGCATGGCCTTTGTCTGAATACACTGCGTCCGGAATGTTATCAGCGGTGGGGCTCCGTGGCGTCGGCCGAAGATCAAGCTATCTACGACTACTTCCGAATCGCGATGAACTTGCACTTGAAAATTGACGCTTACCACGCACTCTCTCGACAGGGCATAAAGCCCAGATGCGACGCTCCGTACGATGCTGTCCGCATGCAAAACGCCCTAGCCGATGACTTCGGCAGAGAGGTACAAATGCAGTGCACTGGTAATCGGCTGACCGGTGTCACCTACTACTATCTACTGAGGGGCGGTATCTTGTCCGAAAACTTCCAGCCCGTCGACCCTACGCAGAGTTCTTCGTGCCGCGGTAAGATTTATTGGATACCGAAAAGTGGGTGCTAG
- the SPC29 gene encoding Spc29p (Syntenic homolog of Saccharomyces cerevisiae YPL124W (SPC29)), whose product MHVIRTVYNDDRESRGHVSKPLRFVTKAAPEHQIKGCYSPQARALGRQGGFQEQMNVSSFLNRPDTDDTLQNIRKEYLNTKRNLHDLLSSSPTRLQQGARGAGEMSGNAPPLHYVGGQAEPPQQGEQDDRLRQQLRDYMSNKSRSMPPPAKYPAPGPGPADGGVQRQLDSQKMMIESLKRELDTQRTINSMLFERLDRLEEEVRYVRHSNRAPANGAPFRSVSSAPSSSHTNGHVGSYASADDTKVLLGWDQPTLAHGGKHAQPPQQHTRTFSNLDDSTARLIQMSAGGKQKW is encoded by the coding sequence ATGCACGTGATCAGAACCGTTTATAATGACGATCGCGAAAGTCGTGGTCACGTGAGCAAGCCGTTGAGATTTGTTACAAAAGCTGCCCCGGAGCACCAGATCAAAGGCTGCTACTCGCCACAAGCGCGAGCGCTTGGCAGGCAAGGAGGGTTTCAGGAGCAGATGAACGTGTCGTCTTTTCTTAACCGACCGGACACGGATGATACGTTGCAGAACATCAGGAAGGAATACCTCAACACGAAACGGAATTTGCATGACTTactcagcagcagcccAACGCGACTCCAGCAGGGCGCCAGGGGGGCCGGCGAGATGAGCGGGAatgcgccgccgctgcacTACGTTGGCGGGCAGGCAGagccgccgcagcaggGCGAGCAGGACGACAGGCTACGACAGCAGCTTCGCGACTACATGTCGAACAAAAGCCGCAGCatgccgccgccggcgaaGTACCCTGCGCCCGGGCCAGGGCCGGCGGACGGAGGCGTGCAGCGGCAGCTCGACAGCCAGAAGATGATGATAGAGTCGCTCAAGCGCGAGCTAGACACGCAGCGCACGATCAACAGCATGCTTTTTGAGCGCTTGGACCGCCTGGAGGAGGAGGTCCGCTACGTACGCCACAGCAACCGCGCGCCGGCCAATGGCGCACCGTTCCGCTCAGTAAGCAGCGCACCAAGCTCGTCGCACACCAACGGTCATGTAGGCAGCTACGCGTCTGCCGACGACACGAAAGTTCTGCTCGGCTGGGATCAGCCCACACTTGCGCACGGGGGCAAGCACGCCCAGCCCCCCCAGCAGCATACCCGCACGTTCTCTAATCTCGATGATAGCACCGCGCGTCTAATACAGATGTCTGCCGGTGGCAAACAAAAGTGGTAG
- the PTP2 gene encoding tyrosine protein phosphatase PTP2 (Syntenic homolog of Saccharomyces cerevisiae YOR208W (PTP2)), producing MAGLDVRNIYNLKEVVGPARAQQCRTVQPAASPTFGALRLSGSPAAQPLSPTSRTMAQRAEVGEAEHLLRERTQVLTAAEWRERQAQLGDALVLDLSTQGFQLKGAQRRVHLSFPSTLLRRPNFPFSKLVRTLNSETQASLLEHLDTSNAIVLFDDGSSFWNNCLQTTITVLRKLLTYLEEQKAHTQRQVPIFLLQGGVKAFESHHFVSPAVKNGSSADKPKLTLKLCIPGRTQDSGSDGTGVTGRSALDNSSELFIQSMKGDTLHYSPSSLLKYFKYHTPAKLPKHVPPWLSPFNRACDSVLSQIMGKFELLEKLEVMRLQQCLSGSTPSSTYSQLAKTSSKLYSLRDLQKKYRSPRVNLEDGDEARAFHSKIDDSYNTLGQCKLERDIHEELNDNENKEILNKLAFGHSSSDAIEAASVVRQEDEDHSDAPNEYVITQGLNSFTKNRYSNIIPYEHTRVRLEPSPVGNRSLAKTFLQSTSHLSPAAAPSDSNPVVDHLKVPAPSSYFVKNTESAFTPLAGTTPNEPFNDYFNANYLTLPEINSKCRYIATQAPLPSTVDDFWKVITTNSVKVIISLNSDDELNLRKWDIYWGSDSVHKFNITILHSFENVRGLDGNIVRVFKVQKKSTVAGSSAEDSQSNTHIVYQIQYKKWLDSCGIVMSDFLQLYNVKNALLNDPDSFIRQQLEDRNTLIDIDEDPSLFRRTESHSPLLVHCSAGCGRTGVFITLDFLLTVLHSPLQVYNKIDVWNMEEDLVFIVVNEFRKQRISMVQNLTQYITCYESLLDFFSLHENRGAVAQY from the coding sequence ATGGCAGGACTGGACGTACGAAACATCTACAACCTGAAGGAGGTTGTGGGCCCAGCGCGGGCGCAGCAGTGCAGGACGGTGCAGCCGGCGGCGTCGCCGACTTTTGGCGCGCTGAGGCTGTCGGGGTCAccggcggcgcagccgctgtCGCCGACCTCTCGTACGATGGCGCAGCGGGCCGAGGTGGGGGAGGCGGAgcacctgctgcgcgagcggACGCAGGTCTTGACTGCGGCCGAGTGGCGGGAGCGGCAGGCGCAGCTGGGGGACGCGCTGGTGCTTGATCTAAGCACACAGGGGTTCCAGTTGAagggcgcgcagcgccgcgtgCACCTGTCTTTTCCGAgcacgctgctgcggcggccgAACTTCCCATTCAGCAAGCTGGTGCGGACGTTGAACAGTGAGACGCAGGCAAGCCTGCTGGAGCATCTGGACACTAGCAATGCAATAGTTTTGTTTGACGATGGCTCCTCTTTTTGGAATAATTGTCTTCAGACGACCATAACCGTGCTGCGAAAGCTGCTCACATACCTGGAGGAACAGAAGGCGCACACGCAGCGGCAGGTTCCGATTTTCCTCTTGCAAGGTGGGGTGAAGGCCTTCGAGAGCCATCATTTTGTGTCCCCTGCGGTGAAGAACGGCTCTTCGGCAGACAAGCCGAAGCTTACGTTGAAATTATGCATCCCTGGGAGAACTCAGGACAGTGGTTCTGACGGGACTGGTGTTACTGGGCGATCTGCGCTCGACAATTCGTCTGAGCTTTTCATACAATCCATGAAGGGGGACACATTGCATTACTCGCCCAGTTCGTTGCTGAAGTACTTCAAGTATCACACGCCGGCAAAACTGCCGAAGCATGTGCCTCCATGGCTGAGCCCTTTCAATAGAGCCTGTGACAGCGTCCTCTCTCAGATAATGGGCAAGTTTGAACTATTGGAGAAGCTGGAAGTAATGCGGCTACAACAGTGTTTATCTGGGTCTACACCTAGTAGCACATATTCGCAGCTTGCGAAGACCAGTTCCAAACTATATTCCCTAAGGGATTTGCAGAAAAAATACAGGTCACCTAGAGTGAATTTGGAAGATGGGGATGAGGCGAGAGCTTTCCATAGCAAGATCGACGATTCCTATAATACACTGGGTCAATGCAAGCTGGAACGTGATATACATGAGGAATTAAATGATAACGAGAATAAAGAAATTTTGAACAAACTTGCTTTTGGACATAGCTCTTCAGATGCAATCGAGGCGGCCTCCGTGGTCCGACAAGAAGATGAGGACCACTCAGATGCGCCGAACGAGTATGTTATCACACAAGGACTCAACTCTTTTACCAAAAACAGATATTCAAATATCATACCGTATGAACATACACGTGTGAGGCTAGAACCATCCCCTGTGGGAAACAGGTCGTTAGCTAAAACCTTTCTCCAGTCTACTTCACACTTATCTCCGGCGGCTGCACCTTCAGATAGCAACCCTGTCGTTGATCACCTGAAGGTTCCGGCCCCTTCCTCATATTTCGTCAAAAATACCGAAAGTGCATTTACACCACTTGCAGGTACAACACCAAATGAGCCATTTAATGATTATTTCAACGCGAACTACCTGACTTTACCTGAAATCAATTCTAAATGCAGGTACATAGCTACCCAAGCACCATTGCCATCTACAGTGGATGATTTTTGGAAAGTTATTACAACCAATTCTGTAAAAGTTATTATTTCGTTGAATTCGGATGATGAATTAAACTTGCGTAAGTGGGACATATATTGGGGTTCTGATAGTGTGCATAAATTTAATATCACCATTTTGCACAGCTTTGAGAACGTTCGTGGTTTAGATGGCAATATTGTGCGGGTTTTCAAAGTCCAGAAAAAATCGACTGTCGCAGGCAGCAGCGCTGAGGATTCGCAATCTAATACGCATATCGTGTATCAGATTCAATATAAAAAATGGCTGGATTCGTGTGGCATTGTAATGTCGGATTTCCTGCAGTTGTACAATGTTAAAAATGCTCTCCTCAATGATCCGGACAGTTTCATTCGACAACAACTAGAAGATCGGAATACACTGATAGACATAGATGAGGATCCGAGTTTATTTCGCCGGACAGAGAGCCATTCCCCGCTGCTTGTGCATTGCAGTGCAGGCTGCGGCCGAACTGGAGTTTTCATAACTTTGGACTTCTTATTAACTGTTCTCCACTCTCCGTTGCAGGTTTACAATAAAATTGACGTCTGGAACATGGAGGAAGACCTCGTATTCATTGTCGTGAATGAATTTAGAAAACAGAGGATATCGATGGTACAGAACTTGACGCAGTACATTACCTGCTATGAAAGTCTGTTAGATTTCTTCTCATTGCATGAAAACCGCGGCGCAGTGGCTCAATATTAA